In one Diabrotica virgifera virgifera chromosome 7, PGI_DIABVI_V3a genomic region, the following are encoded:
- the LOC126888664 gene encoding piggyBac transposable element-derived protein 2-like produces MIMRNRIQILCGRYVPGRDGKGLLFHEPLEALEEENEMPEYISIFPPEEPPDVDTNKDSDFTDEEVAGDTNHLPARILRSQVSVKYSHEINHEIKAADDTNNVSQPSTSRQNNISQPCTSKCPKSAKRPRLNPTTWKSNIFEFYSKVPEPDNEYRPNVEDLLKETVKSPIDAFRYYFTQDIIEHIVRETNSYAGQKLVHNLNATSAEILTFVGVMLLSGYHPLPCRRLYWTVDEDVHTTIVSNAMRRNRFDELMSFIHLADNQSNDGTDRMYKIRPLLDMLNSAFKQITPGPTVSVDESTIEVP; encoded by the exons ATATGTACCAGGAAGAGATGGCAAGGGGTTACTTTTTCACGAACCTCTGGAGGCTCTCGAAGAAGAAAATGAAATGCCTGAATATATATCGATTTTTCCTCCCGAAGAACCTCCAGATGTAGATACAAATAAGGATTCTGATTTTACGGATGAAGAAGTGGCCGGCGATACCAATCATCTTCCAGCTCGTATCCTGCGCTCTCAAGTAAGTGTGAAGTACAGTCATGAAATTAATCATGAAATTAAAGCTGCAGATGATACTAACAACGTTTCCCAACCAAGTACCTCTCGACAGAATAATATTTCTCAACCATGTACCTCCAAATGCCCGAAATCTGCCAAACGACCACGTCTAAATCCAACTACATGGAAatcaaatatttttgaattttattcgAAGGTTCCTGAACCCGACAACGAATACCGGCCAAATGTAGAGGATCTTTTGAAAGAAACAGTTAAAAGCCCGATTGACGCATTTAGGTATTACTTTACACAAGATATAATAGAGCACATTGTTCGCGAAACAAACTCTTATGCTGGGCAAAAATTAGTTCATAATCTGAACGCCACTTCGGCAGAAATTTTAACGTTTGTTGGGGTTATGCTCTTATCGGGATATCATCCACTGCCTTGCAGACGGCTTTACTGGACTGTAGATGAAGACGTTCATACAACAATAGTCTCAAATGCAATGAGACGAAATCGTTTTGACGAACTCATGAGTTTCATTCATCTCGCCGATAATCAGTCCAATGACGGTACTGATCGAATGTACAAAATTCGCCCTTTGTTAGATATGCTAAATTCTGCATTCAAGCAAATTACTCCTGGTCCCACTGTTAGCGTCGATGAGA GTACCATAGAAGTTCCGTGa